A window of the Flavobacterium sangjuense genome harbors these coding sequences:
- a CDS encoding T9SS type B sorting domain-containing protein, with protein MYNQFNGRYDFTFIGNTMNIAENNTTLDFVTTTSSTATLSLNATDVIEKAYLYWAGSGDGDFEVNLNSEVITPDRTFSLVREFPGLTLTYFSAFKDVTSLIQTTGNGDYTLSNLDNSAFDALHIQRRTNFAGWAIVIVYKNDALPLNQINVYDGLQGVPDELSITLSSLNVIDDNNSKVGFVAWEGDSGLATEEFRMNGTLLSNASNPPDNVFNGTNSITGSNTLYNMDLDIYDIQNNIAIGDTTAEISLTSFQDFVMINTVVTKLNSQLPDATVSIDSIEKQCNSKTIVVNYTVSNLNSTNPLPRGTPVSIYIDGQIFQTILTTDEIPIGGSISGQITIVLPDTITLDFEIKFMVDDIGNGTGIVTELIENNNTSILNDSLWVSPAFNALENLVACNEGFTRGTFDFSSYEDLVKTNPGDTVRFYETLEDATADVNPILNTTNYQVMPTPKEIFVRIFNDNCFSVTSFLLTTRNCPPTVYNFVSANTDTYNDTFFIGGLRNIFLDYRIEIYSRWGRLLWTGNQNTEDWDGYVKDGIGLKNAPDGTYFYLLFLNDIDYPEPLRGFLYLNH; from the coding sequence TTGTACAACCAATTTAATGGTCGTTATGATTTTACGTTTATAGGCAATACTATGAATATTGCTGAAAACAACACAACTCTTGATTTCGTAACAACCACTTCTTCTACAGCAACACTTTCTTTAAATGCTACTGATGTAATTGAAAAAGCCTATTTATATTGGGCCGGAAGTGGCGATGGTGATTTTGAAGTCAATTTAAATTCAGAAGTCATCACTCCTGATAGGACTTTCTCACTTGTTAGGGAATTTCCCGGTCTGACTTTAACCTATTTTAGTGCTTTTAAAGATGTTACTTCTCTGATTCAAACTACAGGAAACGGTGATTATACGCTATCCAATTTAGACAATTCGGCATTTGATGCGTTACATATTCAACGAAGAACCAATTTTGCAGGTTGGGCAATTGTAATTGTTTATAAGAATGATGCGCTACCATTAAATCAAATCAACGTTTACGATGGTTTACAAGGCGTTCCGGATGAATTATCGATTACTTTGAGTAGTTTAAATGTTATAGACGACAATAATTCCAAAGTAGGTTTTGTTGCCTGGGAAGGTGATTCGGGTTTGGCAACGGAAGAATTCAGAATGAACGGAACCTTATTAAGCAATGCTTCGAATCCACCAGATAATGTTTTTAACGGAACAAATTCGATAACCGGAAGCAACACTTTGTACAATATGGATTTGGATATTTATGATATTCAAAACAATATAGCAATCGGCGATACAACTGCAGAGATTTCGCTTACTTCTTTCCAGGATTTTGTGATGATTAATACGGTTGTAACCAAATTAAACAGCCAATTACCAGACGCAACTGTTTCAATCGATTCGATAGAAAAGCAATGTAATTCGAAAACCATTGTGGTGAATTATACGGTTTCAAATTTAAATTCAACCAACCCATTGCCGAGAGGAACTCCAGTTTCAATTTATATCGATGGACAAATTTTCCAGACTATACTAACAACCGACGAAATTCCTATTGGCGGTTCAATTTCGGGTCAAATTACAATTGTTTTGCCTGATACAATTACATTAGATTTCGAGATAAAATTTATGGTAGATGACATAGGAAACGGAACAGGGATTGTGACCGAATTAATCGAAAATAATAATACGTCAATCCTAAACGATTCGCTTTGGGTTTCTCCGGCTTTCAATGCTTTAGAAAATTTAGTGGCTTGTAACGAAGGCTTTACCCGTGGCACTTTTGACTTTTCGTCTTATGAAGATTTGGTTAAAACAAATCCGGGAGATACTGTTCGTTTTTATGAAACGCTTGAAGATGCAACTGCCGATGTAAATCCGATTTTGAATACTACAAATTACCAGGTAATGCCAACGCCAAAAGAAATTTTTGTTCGCATTTTCAACGATAATTGTTTTAGTGTCACTTCGTTTTTATTGACAACCCGAAATTGCCCGCCAACAGTTTACAACTTTGTTTCTGCCAATACAGATACTTATAATGATACCTTTTTCATTGGCGGTTTGCGTAATATTTTCCTGGATTATAGAATAGAAATCTACAGCCGTTGGGGAAGATTACTTTGGACAGGAAATCAAAATACCGAAGATTGGGATGGTTATGTAAAAGATGGCATTGGTCTTAAAAACGCACCTGACGGCACTTATTTTTATTTATTGTTTTTAAACGATATCGATTATCCTGAACCTTTGCGTGGATTTTTATATTTAAATCATTAA
- a CDS encoding GNAT family N-acetyltransferase, translated as MKNYSIRPYTLEDYAIWNDFISSAKNATFLFHRDFMEYHSDRFQDFSLLVFEGEELVSVLPANRVGDTVFSHQGLTYGGFVFDSKIKLGEVIEITKAVLAFLNQNNITTFQLKLIPSIYNAFFSEEIEYAMFLAKAKLIRRDCLSVIDLTKPFTVTKTRKESIRRGEKNKLEIREELNFNLFWNEILIPNLTKKHNSKPVHTAEEIIRLQQKFPKNIRHFNVYVDNRIVAGTTIFITNAVAHPQYISGNEQKNELGSIDFLYNYLITEVFAAKNFFDFGPSHEGNGKKINEGILFWKESFGAKTTVQDFYEVQTSDYHLLENVML; from the coding sequence GTGAAAAACTACTCTATTAGACCTTATACTTTAGAAGATTATGCTATTTGGAACGACTTTATAAGTAGTGCCAAAAATGCAACGTTTTTGTTTCACCGCGATTTTATGGAATACCATTCCGATAGATTTCAGGATTTTTCGTTGCTTGTTTTTGAAGGAGAAGAATTGGTTTCGGTTCTTCCGGCCAATCGGGTAGGAGATACTGTTTTTTCTCATCAGGGCTTGACTTATGGTGGATTTGTTTTTGACAGTAAAATCAAACTGGGCGAAGTGATTGAGATAACAAAGGCTGTTTTAGCGTTTTTGAATCAAAACAATATTACCACTTTTCAACTCAAATTAATTCCGTCAATTTACAACGCCTTTTTTTCTGAAGAAATTGAATATGCTATGTTTTTGGCGAAAGCCAAATTAATACGCAGAGATTGTCTTTCTGTGATTGATTTGACAAAACCTTTTACGGTAACTAAAACCCGGAAAGAAAGTATTCGTCGTGGTGAAAAGAACAAATTAGAGATTAGAGAAGAGCTGAATTTCAACTTGTTTTGGAATGAGATATTGATTCCAAATTTGACAAAAAAGCACAATTCAAAACCAGTTCACACAGCTGAAGAAATAATTAGGTTGCAGCAAAAATTTCCAAAAAATATTCGACATTTTAATGTTTATGTTGATAACAGGATTGTGGCGGGAACAACTATTTTTATAACAAATGCCGTAGCACATCCACAATATATTTCGGGAAATGAACAGAAGAATGAATTAGGAAGTATAGATTTCCTTTATAATTATTTGATTACAGAAGTTTTTGCTGCTAAAAATTTCTTTGATTTTGGCCCTTCACACGAGGGAAATGGAAAGAAAATCAATGAAGGGATTCTCTTTTGGAAAGAAAGTTTCGGCGCAAAAACAACTGTCCAGGATTTCTATGAAGTTCAAACATCAGATTATCATCTTTTAGAAAATGTTATGCTATGA
- a CDS encoding DegT/DnrJ/EryC1/StrS family aminotransferase yields the protein MIKFLDLQKINQQYQEQFQQKMELVLDKGWFILGDEVKIFESIFADYCGVKHCIGVGNGFDALVLIFKGYIQLGKLKKGDEVIVPSNTYIATILAILQADLIPVLVEPKLDTYNINTDLIQHKITAKTKVILAVHLYGQLAEMETINVIAKQNNLLVIEDAAQSHGAISKLKKAGNLSDAAAFSFYPGKNLGALGDAGAITTNDDALAKVIFALRNYGSEQKYHNEFIGVNSRLDELQAAFLNVKLPHLDSENEIRKTIAKRYLSEIKNDKIVLPAYDLSGNHVFHLFVIRTSERDVLQAYLKQNNIETIIHYPIPPHQQKAFAPETLRWNSLSFPITEKIHQEVLSLPISPVMTKDEVDYVIKILNQY from the coding sequence ATGATTAAATTCCTCGACTTACAGAAAATTAATCAGCAATATCAAGAGCAATTTCAGCAAAAAATGGAATTGGTTTTAGATAAAGGTTGGTTTATTCTAGGTGATGAAGTTAAAATATTTGAAAGCATTTTTGCAGATTATTGTGGCGTAAAGCATTGTATCGGTGTTGGTAATGGTTTTGATGCGTTGGTATTGATTTTTAAAGGATATATCCAACTTGGAAAACTTAAAAAAGGTGACGAAGTTATTGTTCCTTCGAATACCTATATTGCTACTATTTTAGCAATCTTGCAAGCCGATTTAATACCTGTTTTAGTTGAACCAAAATTAGACACTTACAACATCAATACCGATTTAATTCAGCATAAAATAACCGCAAAAACTAAAGTCATTTTGGCGGTTCATTTATATGGTCAATTGGCCGAAATGGAAACCATAAATGTTATTGCCAAACAAAATAATTTATTAGTAATTGAAGATGCTGCGCAATCACATGGTGCAATTTCTAAACTTAAAAAAGCAGGAAATCTGTCTGATGCTGCAGCATTTAGTTTTTATCCGGGTAAAAATCTAGGTGCATTGGGCGATGCAGGTGCGATTACGACTAATGATGATGCTTTGGCTAAAGTGATTTTTGCTTTGAGAAATTATGGCTCAGAACAAAAATATCATAATGAATTCATTGGCGTAAATTCGCGTTTGGATGAATTACAAGCGGCTTTTTTGAATGTGAAATTACCACATTTAGATAGTGAAAATGAAATCCGAAAAACTATTGCAAAAAGGTATTTGTCAGAAATCAAAAATGACAAAATAGTATTGCCAGCCTATGATTTGTCAGGCAATCATGTATTTCATTTATTCGTTATCCGAACTTCAGAAAGAGATGTGCTTCAAGCTTATTTGAAGCAAAATAATATAGAAACGATTATTCATTATCCAATTCCGCCACATCAACAAAAAGCTTTCGCTCCCGAAACTTTGAGATGGAATTCGCTTTCATTCCCCATAACCGAAAAAATTCATCAGGAAGTGTTAAGTTTGCCAATAAGTCCAGTAATGACAAAGGATGAAGTTGATTATGTAATTAAAATTTTAAATCAGTATTAA
- a CDS encoding acyltransferase: protein MEIFSKIKFFFFGVLRNWKYKFLSDCNHVSGKPKLFHPLLLKGKGKISFGKKVQIGVVASPNFYSHYAYLEVRNSDSEITIGDNVAINNAFSAVAFSKITIQSNVLIGVNCAIIDNDGHNLEIDKRNDDELKSEPVFIAENVFLGDNVTILKGVTIGKNSVIGNGSIVTKSIPENVIAAGNPARVIRNL from the coding sequence ATGGAAATTTTTAGTAAAATAAAATTTTTCTTTTTTGGCGTTCTAAGAAATTGGAAGTACAAATTCCTGTCTGACTGTAACCATGTTTCAGGAAAACCAAAACTGTTTCATCCCTTACTTTTGAAGGGAAAAGGTAAAATATCCTTTGGCAAAAAGGTGCAAATTGGTGTTGTTGCTTCTCCAAATTTTTATTCGCATTATGCTTATTTGGAAGTTCGAAATTCAGACAGTGAAATTACCATTGGTGATAATGTTGCTATCAATAACGCCTTTTCTGCAGTGGCTTTTTCAAAAATAACCATTCAAAGCAATGTTTTAATCGGAGTAAATTGTGCCATAATTGATAATGATGGACACAATCTTGAAATTGACAAACGAAATGATGATGAGCTGAAATCGGAACCTGTTTTTATTGCCGAAAATGTATTTTTGGGAGATAATGTAACCATTCTAAAAGGAGTAACCATTGGCAAAAATTCCGTTATAGGAAATGGTTCCATTGTTACTAAAAGCATACCTGAAAATGTAATTGCTGCCGGAAATCCGGCACGAGTGATAAGAAACCTCTAA
- a CDS encoding O-antigen translocase, producing the protein MKILKQNTLLKVLSLNSVSVAVSFVLGIFSSKIISVFLGTSGMALMGSFRNFALMIKSIATLGISNSIVKLFVENKEDKKELSVIYSTFFWVFLIISSVLALLVLAFASPISAFLFYTTNYTIPIRFFGLLLPFMVINTFWLAIYNGLEKFKRIMIIQIISNVLVFGLTALLIWKKNIFGGLLSVAIGEVLMVLVTFVFVRKHANYFKFDLQKLISKKYFKIIKRFSVMALLTAIIAPLTLLFIRNMIVENYSIEEAGIWDAVNRLSSFYMIFFSSGLSLYYMPKLASIHTEKEFKAELKSYFSVFLPLFLAMLIVIYIAKGIILKLAFTAEFSPVENILIWQLLGDFFRIMTLAFGFQILVKTMMKRYFLVEIVFNLMYFLLSFYLIKQNATAGVLQAYFYTNVFCFLLVLVLFRKLFFKKSSN; encoded by the coding sequence TTGAAAATTTTAAAACAAAATACATTACTAAAAGTTTTGTCGCTGAATTCTGTTTCGGTAGCAGTGAGTTTTGTTTTGGGTATTTTTTCTTCTAAAATCATTTCTGTTTTTCTGGGAACATCGGGCATGGCTTTGATGGGAAGTTTTAGAAACTTTGCCTTAATGATAAAATCGATTGCAACACTTGGTATCAGCAACTCGATTGTCAAATTGTTTGTCGAAAATAAAGAAGATAAAAAAGAACTTTCGGTTATATACTCCACATTTTTCTGGGTTTTTCTAATTATTTCAAGTGTATTGGCATTGCTTGTTTTGGCTTTTGCATCACCCATTTCAGCCTTTTTATTTTACACAACTAACTACACAATTCCCATTCGCTTTTTTGGATTATTGCTTCCGTTTATGGTGATTAATACTTTTTGGCTGGCCATTTATAACGGTTTGGAAAAGTTTAAAAGAATAATGATTATCCAGATTATTTCGAATGTTTTAGTCTTCGGTTTGACGGCTTTGTTAATCTGGAAGAAGAATATTTTCGGCGGACTTTTATCTGTTGCGATTGGGGAGGTTTTGATGGTTTTAGTGACGTTTGTTTTTGTTAGAAAGCATGCTAATTATTTCAAATTTGACCTTCAAAAATTGATTAGCAAAAAGTATTTCAAGATTATCAAAAGGTTTTCAGTAATGGCATTGCTAACCGCTATAATTGCTCCGTTGACATTGCTTTTTATACGAAACATGATAGTCGAAAATTACTCTATTGAAGAAGCAGGAATTTGGGATGCAGTCAACAGATTGTCGAGTTTTTATATGATTTTTTTTAGTTCAGGATTGTCATTGTATTATATGCCGAAACTGGCGTCAATTCATACGGAAAAGGAATTTAAAGCCGAATTAAAATCGTATTTCAGCGTTTTTCTTCCTTTGTTTTTGGCGATGTTGATTGTGATTTATATTGCCAAAGGAATTATTTTGAAACTGGCATTTACTGCCGAGTTTTCACCCGTTGAAAACATATTGATTTGGCAGCTTTTAGGAGATTTTTTCCGAATAATGACGTTGGCATTTGGTTTTCAAATTCTCGTAAAAACCATGATGAAGCGTTACTTTTTAGTAGAAATAGTTTTTAATTTAATGTACTTTTTGCTTTCTTTTTATTTGATAAAACAAAATGCAACAGCAGGCGTTTTGCAGGCTTATTTTTATACCAATGTTTTTTGTTTTCTATTGGTTTTGGTCTTGTTCAGAAAACTTTTCTTCAAAAAAAGCAGCAACTAA
- a CDS encoding glycosyltransferase family 39 protein yields the protein MTATIVSVYYALTLPVSFDEACTYILFTREGLAETVTNYPAPNNHVFFSILTGISNNLPFGNLLFKIRLTSIVINILTLLALYKFAVTFFSRNFGLLLVGLYSGLFLTVYYSYMARGYGLVTLLFIGCLYYTFKIIDGDENRKNFLFFGLFSVIGLYTIPTFIYPIISLSVYIVFVKRHLFWTQFKVGFGIFLTSILLYAPIIYNCGLNSIISNLYVKPMGFIPTLKSIPVYPLLAIQEITGIHWLIVIAICSLSLYFIWKSKERRAIFFVVVMILTPLILIVIQRVNPYARVFNYCSIVLLLLVLMPYKTTIDKLKLSYMFPLLLVIQCVSLFNFETKILAYEDKDWGLNITSDKIIKKIQGNHHYYTNGNLIFYNLKFDLISNGFTNYKIAEEKGKNVSADTLPYDYSIIGLDFDKTKSKKPLYKTRYYNVYSGN from the coding sequence TTGACAGCCACAATCGTTTCTGTTTATTACGCTTTGACGCTGCCGGTTTCTTTTGACGAAGCCTGTACCTATATCTTATTTACACGCGAAGGTTTAGCAGAAACGGTTACCAATTATCCTGCTCCAAATAACCATGTTTTTTTTTCGATACTAACCGGCATTAGCAATAATTTACCTTTTGGAAACCTCCTTTTTAAAATCAGGCTGACTTCGATTGTAATAAACATTTTGACTCTTTTGGCGCTGTATAAATTTGCGGTTACTTTTTTCAGTAGAAACTTCGGATTGCTTCTCGTTGGTTTATACAGTGGCCTTTTTTTAACGGTGTATTACAGCTATATGGCCAGAGGTTACGGTTTGGTTACACTATTGTTTATTGGCTGTTTATATTATACTTTCAAGATTATTGATGGTGACGAAAACCGAAAAAACTTTTTATTTTTTGGTTTGTTTTCGGTAATTGGATTGTATACGATTCCGACATTTATTTACCCAATTATATCGCTAAGTGTATATATAGTATTTGTTAAACGTCATTTGTTTTGGACACAATTCAAAGTTGGTTTTGGCATTTTTTTGACATCAATCCTACTTTATGCCCCAATAATTTACAACTGCGGATTAAACAGCATTATCAGCAATCTGTATGTAAAACCAATGGGATTTATTCCAACTTTAAAATCAATACCGGTTTATCCTCTTTTAGCGATTCAGGAAATCACAGGAATTCATTGGCTGATTGTGATTGCCATATGTAGTTTGAGTCTATATTTTATATGGAAATCAAAGGAAAGAAGAGCAATATTTTTTGTGGTGGTTATGATTCTTACGCCTTTAATTTTAATTGTCATTCAGCGTGTAAATCCGTATGCAAGAGTGTTTAATTATTGCAGTATTGTGCTATTGCTACTAGTACTTATGCCATATAAAACAACCATTGACAAACTTAAACTGAGTTATATGTTTCCGCTGCTTTTAGTTATTCAGTGTGTTTCTCTTTTCAATTTTGAGACTAAAATTTTAGCTTATGAAGATAAAGATTGGGGTTTGAATATAACTTCTGATAAAATCATCAAAAAGATTCAGGGCAATCATCATTATTATACAAATGGCAATTTGATTTTTTATAATCTTAAATTTGATTTGATATCGAATGGTTTCACCAATTATAAAATTGCGGAAGAAAAAGGGAAGAATGTTTCTGCTGATACTTTGCCGTATGACTATAGCATTATTGGGTTGGATTTTGACAAAACAAAAAGCAAAAAACCTTTATATAAAACCCGATACTACAATGTGTATTCAGGGAATTAG